Proteins found in one bacterium genomic segment:
- a CDS encoding CBS domain-containing protein gives MATVSSILSGKGSDVFTVSPATSLLNAVRLMIERKVGALLVTKDDSIVGMFTERDFLRASMRPDKTLAELTVSEFMTSDLVIVTPQLDINDCLAIMTQKHCRHLPVMDQGKLVGIISIGDIGKHISHEREIEIQYLKEYIQGKW, from the coding sequence ATGGCAACAGTATCATCAATTTTGTCGGGAAAAGGATCGGATGTTTTTACCGTCTCACCAGCGACATCGCTATTGAATGCAGTTCGTTTGATGATCGAACGAAAAGTCGGCGCGTTGCTGGTTACCAAAGACGATAGTATCGTCGGCATGTTTACCGAGCGTGATTTTCTACGCGCTTCGATGCGTCCAGATAAAACATTAGCCGAGTTAACTGTATCGGAATTCATGACCAGCGATTTGGTGATTGTCACCCCTCAGCTTGATATCAACGATTGTCTTGCTATCATGACACAAAAGCATTGTCGCCACTTGCCGGTGATGGATCAAGGAAAATTGGTTGGAATCATCTCGATAGGCGATATCGGTAAACACATTTCCCATGAACGCGAGATTGAGATTCAGTACTTAAAAGAGTACATCCAAGGGAAGTGGTGA
- a CDS encoding PD-(D/E)XK nuclease family protein, protein MSRAILTYSSMQSFLDCPRKYLNREIKCLTSKEKNRTLDFGSAWHGALERWYTPGDQDVKCAAIKQYFSDCFPNRESDYNERRDFLMLDVMFSTYLNRFPEEDFDVIAAETKFLLPIINPNTGRISRTFNLSGKVDGLIRMKETGELYILEHKTASSVDGSYLEKLPLDFQINLYAYALSRHLKRPITGVIYNVIQKSGIKLKMGETEEAYQKKLADRIAESKTGKSALKRIMPQTDEEFTIELRSKYRDPEMITREQLLISPQDLKDTEQYVWTITQKIIGEMNEGDWLPNRGHCFKYGKTPCQYWALCRSKNSELVQQNFYDIKPPHEELAEVTEPLF, encoded by the coding sequence ATGAGTAGAGCGATTCTCACTTATTCATCAATGCAGTCTTTTCTCGATTGTCCGAGAAAGTACTTGAACCGTGAAATCAAATGTCTAACATCGAAAGAAAAGAATCGAACGTTGGATTTTGGTTCTGCCTGGCATGGTGCACTTGAGCGCTGGTACACACCCGGTGATCAAGATGTCAAGTGTGCAGCAATCAAGCAGTACTTCTCAGATTGCTTCCCCAATCGGGAAAGTGATTATAATGAGCGTCGTGATTTCCTGATGCTGGATGTCATGTTCAGCACTTATCTGAATCGATTTCCCGAAGAAGATTTCGACGTCATTGCGGCTGAAACCAAGTTCCTCCTCCCGATCATCAATCCAAATACAGGACGCATCAGCCGAACGTTCAACCTTTCCGGTAAAGTCGACGGTTTGATCCGAATGAAGGAGACCGGCGAACTCTACATCCTGGAACACAAAACGGCCTCCAGTGTTGACGGATCATATCTCGAGAAATTGCCACTCGATTTTCAAATCAATCTATATGCCTATGCACTCTCTCGCCACCTCAAGCGACCGATTACTGGGGTGATTTACAACGTCATCCAGAAGTCTGGAATTAAGTTGAAGATGGGCGAAACAGAAGAAGCCTATCAGAAGAAACTGGCCGACAGGATTGCCGAATCGAAGACCGGAAAATCTGCCCTTAAGCGGATAATGCCGCAGACGGATGAAGAATTCACGATTGAACTTCGATCGAAGTATCGTGATCCGGAAATGATCACCCGCGAACAACTCCTGATTTCACCGCAGGATCTCAAAGACACTGAACAGTACGTTTGGACCATCACGCAGAAAATTATCGGCGAGATGAATGAAGGGGATTGGCTCCCGAATCGAGGGCACTGCTTCAAATATGGAAAGACCCCTTGCCAGTACTGGGCGCTCTGTCGCAGCAAAAACAGTGAACTAGTGCAACAGAATTTCTATGACATCAAACCACCGCACGAAGAGTTGGCGGAAGTCACCGAGCCTTTGTTCTAA
- a CDS encoding ATP-binding protein produces MSLLPTAKTAPNVTLANQTVLLWGPAKVGKSEFCSQAEPALFLATEAGLNHLNVFQAPISSWDDFLAACKEISDGNHPFQTIIVDTVDNAYRMCTEYICKLHNIKHESDLGYGKGYALVNNEFYRVLNKLSLLPYGLFLISHAQEKEIESRTGNYTKMVPTLPEKSRKIVLGMCDLILFADFEDVHNEDGSVTQRRVIRTKPTKYYEAGDRTGNLPEIIDLDFSKFVAAYRDAVAANHASTSITEEK; encoded by the coding sequence ATGTCATTACTACCAACCGCCAAAACTGCGCCCAACGTGACGCTGGCGAATCAGACAGTACTACTATGGGGTCCCGCCAAAGTTGGGAAAAGTGAATTCTGCTCCCAAGCGGAACCGGCGCTCTTCCTTGCGACCGAGGCGGGTCTCAACCACCTGAATGTGTTCCAAGCCCCAATCTCAAGTTGGGACGATTTTCTCGCTGCCTGCAAAGAAATCTCCGATGGCAATCATCCATTCCAGACGATCATCGTCGATACGGTTGATAACGCTTATCGAATGTGTACGGAGTACATCTGCAAACTGCACAACATCAAGCATGAGAGTGATCTCGGCTATGGTAAAGGGTATGCCCTCGTCAACAACGAGTTCTATCGCGTGCTCAACAAATTGTCCTTGCTTCCCTACGGCTTGTTCCTCATCTCCCACGCACAAGAGAAAGAAATCGAATCCCGCACCGGCAACTATACCAAGATGGTGCCGACGCTTCCGGAGAAGTCGCGGAAGATCGTGCTCGGCATGTGCGATCTGATTCTGTTCGCTGATTTCGAGGACGTACACAATGAAGACGGGAGTGTTACCCAACGCCGTGTAATTCGCACCAAGCCAACCAAATACTACGAAGCGGGCGACCGTACCGGGAATCTTCCTGAAATCATCGACCTCGACTTTTCCAAATTTGTCGCCGCCTACCGTGATGCAGTTGCCGCGAATCATGCATCCACATCAATCACCGAGGAGAAATAA
- a CDS encoding DUF669 domain-containing protein has translation MVPNNDNVDLTQWDDEYEQAPVEERSFDDVPDGKYQVNVEKAEMTHSKTSGLPMLKWTFKILGPTYAGRLLWKHAVITNEESVKHIKGDLAVCGLQLPKFSQLPQHTGKLLDLKLEISKQTRGEYENIYINKLISGAGETTAAPTSGGSTRSKPSTSYAKASQDASKPF, from the coding sequence ATGGTTCCGAACAATGACAATGTCGATCTCACGCAGTGGGATGATGAGTACGAACAGGCTCCGGTCGAGGAGCGGAGTTTCGACGATGTGCCGGATGGCAAGTACCAAGTGAACGTCGAGAAAGCAGAGATGACACACTCGAAGACGAGCGGTCTGCCGATGCTGAAATGGACCTTCAAGATCCTCGGTCCAACCTATGCCGGACGTTTGCTCTGGAAACATGCTGTGATCACGAATGAAGAGTCGGTGAAGCATATCAAGGGCGACCTCGCCGTGTGTGGATTGCAGTTACCGAAATTCTCTCAGTTGCCGCAACACACCGGTAAACTGCTCGATCTGAAACTCGAAATCTCGAAGCAGACCCGTGGCGAGTATGAGAATATCTACATCAACAAACTGATTTCCGGCGCCGGTGAGACTACCGCTGCACCGACTTCCGGTGGCAGCACTCGTTCCAAGCCGTCAACCAGTTACGCAAAGGCTTCCCAGGATGCCAGTAAACCATTCTGA
- a CDS encoding AAA family ATPase, producing the protein MPKNANKIAAKSAANTALEKRSGYVETVFFTGAAFTTGRFCDSDGKCFNFAGAVKIAENEPVVLYGKLTIHPKYGRQFTVERFEYDFQPSVEGLTNYLANHPDIKGIGPVKASSIARRFNGSFEATLRDHPEVIAQFAQVPLSAIEQLKSIWNRNRTENAAATYLSQFGLTHYQVKTLLDEFGNDVVALFRQNPYQIIGVLHGFGFKKIDTIARKMGILKASPERLRAGLLHAVNEQIDHGHCWVSFDDLVEHANELLILDTLDSTDQIKHELAYLIEMKQLVSVSISNQTIIARPDLYAKEKDIRAWITVNQRLNPDFADLAGLEGLLDQNSSTLNEGQRAAVLSALQHQISVIAGGAGSGKTFTVGTITRICEVHGLSVTLAAPTGKAAKRLEQLIGHEAVTLHRLLGYNGRVYLAGPEVPIEAEVLIIDEFSMVDVPLAWQLFRAIDWEHTAVVMVGDPNQLPPVGPGNILRDLLSTKIVPITVLDRIVRQAGLLKENCTAILSGEVHKTAPEIPGQTRRPWYLVDQFSDVEDVRRFILDMFSNLLSNRLGYDLIRDVQLISPTKKGPLGTIELNIALQQLLQKKLYNVDTVLPRAGQQQRKFYRHDKVIQTRNNYDINVMNGSLGWVLENDPKAGITVEFENGTITTIEPGAPELQELSLAYALTVHKVQGSEFPCVVAVMHKAHTYMHHRNLFYTAVTRARETSIIIGDRWGLTNCARVVQTERRRTFLSLSGSV; encoded by the coding sequence ATGCCGAAAAACGCCAACAAGATAGCAGCGAAATCAGCCGCTAATACCGCGCTGGAAAAGCGATCCGGTTATGTGGAAACGGTGTTCTTTACCGGCGCTGCCTTTACGACCGGTCGTTTCTGTGATAGCGATGGTAAATGTTTCAATTTCGCCGGTGCGGTGAAGATTGCAGAAAATGAACCGGTTGTCTTGTACGGTAAGTTAACCATTCACCCCAAGTACGGTCGGCAGTTTACGGTGGAGCGTTTCGAGTATGATTTTCAACCTTCTGTAGAGGGTTTGACCAATTACCTCGCGAACCACCCCGATATCAAAGGAATCGGCCCGGTCAAGGCTAGCAGTATCGCTCGCCGCTTCAACGGCAGTTTCGAAGCTACGCTGCGTGACCACCCCGAGGTTATCGCCCAATTCGCCCAGGTGCCGCTCAGTGCGATAGAACAGCTCAAGTCGATCTGGAATCGCAATCGTACGGAAAACGCCGCAGCTACCTACCTGTCGCAATTCGGTCTCACGCATTATCAGGTGAAGACACTACTCGATGAATTTGGTAACGATGTGGTGGCGCTGTTTCGACAGAATCCCTACCAGATTATCGGCGTATTGCACGGATTCGGTTTCAAGAAAATCGATACGATTGCCCGGAAAATGGGAATCCTGAAAGCGTCACCGGAACGGTTACGTGCCGGTCTGCTACATGCGGTCAATGAACAAATCGATCATGGGCATTGCTGGGTTTCATTTGATGATCTGGTAGAACATGCGAATGAATTACTGATCCTTGATACGCTGGATAGTACCGACCAGATCAAGCATGAGTTAGCCTATTTGATCGAGATGAAGCAACTCGTCTCGGTATCCATCTCGAATCAGACGATCATCGCGCGTCCCGATCTATATGCGAAGGAAAAGGATATCCGCGCATGGATTACTGTTAATCAGCGGCTAAACCCAGACTTCGCCGATTTAGCAGGGCTGGAAGGGTTGTTGGATCAAAATTCATCGACGCTGAATGAAGGTCAACGCGCAGCTGTATTGTCCGCATTGCAACATCAGATTTCCGTAATCGCCGGTGGAGCCGGTAGTGGTAAAACATTCACCGTGGGAACGATTACCCGCATTTGTGAAGTACATGGTCTCTCGGTTACCCTTGCTGCTCCGACCGGAAAAGCTGCTAAACGCCTCGAGCAACTCATCGGACACGAAGCGGTAACACTCCATCGATTGCTCGGTTACAATGGCCGAGTTTATCTCGCAGGCCCGGAAGTACCCATCGAAGCAGAAGTACTCATCATCGATGAATTTTCGATGGTGGATGTGCCGCTCGCATGGCAACTGTTTCGCGCCATCGATTGGGAACATACTGCCGTCGTCATGGTTGGCGATCCGAATCAGCTACCGCCAGTGGGACCCGGTAACATTCTGCGTGATCTGCTTTCAACAAAAATTGTTCCGATCACGGTACTCGACCGCATCGTGCGTCAAGCCGGTCTATTGAAAGAAAATTGTACTGCCATTCTCTCCGGTGAGGTGCATAAAACGGCACCGGAAATTCCGGGACAGACTCGTCGCCCGTGGTATCTGGTCGATCAGTTTTCCGATGTGGAAGATGTTCGCCGGTTTATCCTCGACATGTTCTCAAATCTGCTTTCGAACCGGCTCGGCTACGATCTCATTCGCGATGTCCAACTCATCAGCCCTACGAAGAAAGGTCCGCTTGGCACCATTGAACTGAATATCGCCTTACAGCAATTACTTCAGAAAAAACTATACAACGTCGATACCGTATTGCCGCGTGCAGGGCAACAACAACGCAAATTCTATCGTCACGACAAAGTGATTCAGACCCGCAACAACTACGATATCAATGTCATGAACGGTTCGCTGGGATGGGTATTGGAGAACGATCCGAAGGCCGGAATTACCGTCGAGTTTGAGAATGGTACGATTACGACCATCGAACCGGGCGCTCCAGAATTGCAAGAGTTGTCGCTCGCGTATGCACTCACTGTCCATAAAGTACAAGGATCGGAATTTCCCTGCGTCGTCGCGGTAATGCACAAGGCGCATACCTACATGCATCACCGCAATTTGTTCTATACGGCGGTGACCCGTGCTCGCGAGACTTCCATCATCATCGGTGACCGTTGGGGATTGACAAATTGTGCCCGAGTAGTGCAAACGGAACGTCGCCGGACATTCCTCTCGCTGAGTGGTTCAGTATGA